A genomic stretch from Chitinophaga agri includes:
- a CDS encoding putative sensor domain DACNV-containing protein, with amino-acid sequence MDLTLDSTYQAAVKVADEIENHFSKHLAIAAVSGEEDLATVPHTKFIEKMLDVAFWASLRREEGIPTRISLAFLNPCQAGKPLKFASKLPFDVRVLTKLAPGVERAGVHVGVWYEGDSLYIWGTTLKLPNFCFVLDVSEPGLLVVKHRRSVGLGKFANVAVLKGDQVKIVDESCGLLPDSPGIVTSLLGLTSSAVWNDPVNVLIQIAVSMRAHKRGGILLVVPSGSTRWKESIVHPLTYPLNPAFSGVADLVRQDGGKVTEIFWQNALRREVDNITGLTAVDGASVITDKHELVTFGAKITRAPWSTRGVDKVVMIEPVIGGTPELMHPSAIGGTRHLSAAQFVNDQPDAIALVASQDGYFTVFSWSEQVQLVQAHRIDTLLL; translated from the coding sequence ATGGACTTGACTCTTGACTCAACTTATCAGGCCGCGGTAAAAGTGGCCGACGAAATAGAAAATCATTTCTCAAAACACCTGGCTATTGCCGCTGTAAGTGGCGAGGAAGACCTGGCGACAGTTCCTCACACAAAATTCATAGAAAAGATGCTGGACGTGGCTTTCTGGGCCAGTCTCCGCAGGGAAGAAGGCATTCCTACCCGTATCTCCCTGGCATTTCTGAATCCCTGTCAGGCAGGGAAACCGCTAAAGTTTGCCAGTAAACTGCCTTTCGATGTACGTGTACTGACGAAGCTGGCCCCTGGTGTAGAAAGGGCGGGTGTACATGTGGGTGTCTGGTACGAAGGCGATAGCCTGTATATCTGGGGTACCACATTAAAACTGCCGAACTTCTGCTTTGTACTGGATGTATCAGAACCGGGTTTGCTGGTGGTAAAACACCGCCGGAGTGTCGGGCTGGGCAAGTTCGCCAATGTGGCAGTACTGAAAGGGGATCAGGTGAAGATCGTGGATGAATCATGCGGCCTGCTGCCGGATAGTCCGGGCATCGTGACCTCTTTACTGGGCCTGACCTCTTCTGCCGTGTGGAACGATCCGGTGAATGTCCTGATCCAGATAGCTGTTTCTATGCGGGCGCACAAAAGGGGGGGGATTTTACTGGTGGTACCTTCCGGTAGTACCAGATGGAAGGAATCGATCGTGCATCCGCTGACCTATCCTTTAAATCCTGCATTCTCCGGGGTGGCTGATCTTGTTCGTCAGGACGGAGGAAAAGTAACAGAGATCTTCTGGCAGAATGCGCTGCGACGGGAGGTAGATAATATCACCGGACTGACCGCCGTGGATGGCGCTTCCGTGATCACGGATAAGCATGAACTGGTTACTTTTGGTGCAAAGATCACCCGCGCCCCCTGGTCTACACGCGGGGTAGATAAAGTGGTGATGATCGAACCAGTGATTGGTGGTACGCCCGAACTGATGCATCCGTCTGCGATTGGTGGTACCCGTCACCTGTCAGCCGCACAGTTCGTTAATGACCAGCCGGATGCGATCGCCCTGGTCGCTTCCCAGGATGGGTACTTTACCGTGTTTTCATGGTCGGAACAGGTGCAGCTTGTGCAGGCGCATCGCATAGACACGCTGCTTTTATAA
- a CDS encoding 4'-phosphopantetheinyl transferase family protein — MLIQRGKFELIRETTSYQAGFCILQADLPDLILKLQLLHQEELEYYNSLRFDRRKHSYLLGRLTAKKAIGAMAAYEDLTKIAITAGIFQFPIVQYSVTRNLQVCITHCDNLGIALAYPEAHPLGVDIEKTNKVNTDVIKEQFTPDEVRLLTTVSLPETATTTMLWTMKEALSKILKTGLTMDMKVLEIQSLVKEDDHLYTGEFKHLIQYKAICCISDHYICSLVIPRKTTVDLTAFWQFFRQATSSLAPGMH; from the coding sequence ATGTTAATCCAGCGAGGAAAATTTGAACTGATCAGGGAAACGACTAGCTACCAGGCGGGATTCTGTATACTTCAGGCTGATCTGCCGGACCTGATACTGAAACTTCAGCTGTTACATCAGGAAGAACTGGAATATTATAACAGCCTGCGCTTTGACAGGAGAAAGCATAGTTATCTGCTTGGACGACTTACTGCTAAAAAGGCTATTGGCGCTATGGCGGCATATGAAGACCTGACAAAGATAGCTATCACCGCTGGCATATTCCAGTTCCCGATTGTACAGTATAGCGTCACCCGTAACCTGCAGGTATGTATCACCCACTGTGATAACCTGGGTATCGCACTGGCGTATCCGGAAGCACATCCCTTAGGTGTCGACATAGAAAAAACAAATAAGGTCAATACAGACGTTATAAAAGAGCAGTTCACACCAGATGAAGTCAGACTCCTGACAACAGTTTCTCTGCCAGAAACAGCCACTACGACGATGCTGTGGACGATGAAAGAAGCGTTGTCCAAGATCCTTAAAACAGGATTAACCATGGACATGAAGGTGCTGGAGATACAGTCACTGGTAAAAGAGGACGATCATTTATATACAGGTGAGTTTAAGCACCTGATACAGTACAAGGCAATCTGCTGCATATCAGACCACTATATTTGCTCACTTGTTATTCCCCGCAAAACAACAGTTGACCTGACCGCGTTCTGGCAGTTCTTCCGGCAGGCAACTTCCTCACTTGCGCCAGGCATGCATTGA
- a CDS encoding MFS transporter, which produces MKLIPTTQLTEEQVNAGMDLVTKDGLAVETMVVLTGGTFLTALALKLGASNFQIGLLAALPTLTNIFQLFAIWLAQRYNNRRVITVVCTAFARCPLIIIGLMPFVFTMGTTIHTLILLLFFHYLFGSLAGATWNSWMKDLLPVEKLGTFYAQRTRLTQILNVTLSLTVSLLIDYIKNRYPEYETAALTTLFLAGAVAGLSSLYLLIRTPEPLATVQPSNIVKQYALPLRDVNFRKLLFFNGSWIFGVNLATPFLTVYMLKTMQLSVFMVTIMAITGQLSGILFVRIWGRYSDKYSNKTVILICAPLYIAGMLTWAFTTISASVQFNIAVLALINILTGVANSGINLSLNNLGIKLAPSTHAMVYLSAKNMLLALCSAAAPLMGGMLADLLPNQQVIWTMSAILGILSIRLLRGVQESGEEKKGVVLGEMFLSFKTRLISAPVTLSKRVRNRQF; this is translated from the coding sequence ATGAAACTAATACCCACAACGCAGTTAACAGAAGAACAGGTAAATGCAGGGATGGACCTCGTTACCAAAGATGGGCTCGCAGTAGAAACAATGGTTGTGCTGACTGGAGGAACTTTCCTCACAGCACTGGCACTCAAGCTGGGCGCCAGTAACTTCCAGATCGGTCTGCTGGCCGCCTTACCCACCCTGACCAATATATTCCAGCTGTTTGCCATCTGGCTGGCCCAGCGATATAATAACCGGCGCGTTATTACAGTGGTATGTACCGCCTTCGCCAGATGTCCACTGATCATTATCGGGCTGATGCCATTTGTATTCACAATGGGTACAACTATACATACATTGATCCTCCTGCTGTTCTTCCATTACCTGTTTGGCTCCCTGGCAGGTGCCACCTGGAACTCCTGGATGAAAGACCTGCTGCCCGTTGAGAAGCTGGGGACATTCTATGCACAGCGGACACGACTGACACAAATATTGAATGTGACACTTAGTTTGACAGTATCGCTGCTGATTGACTATATTAAAAACAGGTATCCCGAATATGAAACGGCGGCATTAACGACACTGTTCCTTGCAGGTGCGGTAGCAGGGTTATCCAGTTTATACCTGCTGATACGGACGCCTGAGCCGCTGGCGACTGTGCAGCCGTCCAACATTGTAAAACAGTATGCACTGCCACTGCGTGACGTCAATTTCCGGAAGCTGCTGTTCTTCAATGGCAGCTGGATATTTGGTGTAAACCTGGCTACCCCGTTCCTGACAGTATACATGCTGAAGACTATGCAGCTGTCAGTTTTTATGGTAACTATAATGGCTATCACCGGGCAGCTCAGCGGCATCCTTTTCGTGCGCATATGGGGACGGTATTCTGATAAATACAGTAACAAGACCGTCATACTGATCTGTGCACCATTGTACATCGCAGGCATGCTCACCTGGGCATTTACGACGATCTCAGCCTCCGTACAGTTTAATATTGCTGTACTGGCACTCATCAATATACTGACCGGCGTGGCCAACTCCGGTATCAACCTTTCGCTGAATAACCTGGGTATTAAGTTGGCCCCTTCCACGCATGCGATGGTCTACCTGTCGGCAAAAAATATGCTGCTGGCATTGTGTTCAGCAGCAGCGCCCCTGATGGGTGGCATGCTGGCGGATCTATTACCTAACCAGCAGGTGATCTGGACAATGAGCGCCATACTGGGTATATTGTCCATCAGACTATTACGTGGCGTACAGGAATCCGGTGAGGAAAAGAAGGGCGTTGTGCTGGGAGAAATGTTCCTGTCTTTCAAGACGCGGTTGATCAGTGCTCCGGTGACACTATCAAAAAGAGTACGTAACAGGCAGTTCTAA
- a CDS encoding CinA family protein, producing MMAYGYDIDTINNISVLLQKKQETLAVAESVTAGQLQVAFSLADGATQIFQGGITAYNIGQKARHLHVDPVHAGNCNCVSEKVAIQMAMQVATMFTADWGIAITGYASPVPEEGIEERFAHYAICYQQKPVRCGRIVEKEEDVIAVRTNFTNILLQKFYEACKQISI from the coding sequence ATGATGGCTTACGGTTATGATATAGATACAATAAACAATATCTCAGTATTACTACAGAAGAAACAGGAGACGCTCGCCGTAGCGGAAAGTGTTACGGCAGGTCAGCTACAGGTGGCATTCTCCCTGGCAGACGGTGCAACGCAAATCTTCCAGGGAGGTATCACTGCCTATAATATCGGGCAAAAAGCCAGGCATCTGCATGTCGATCCAGTCCACGCCGGCAACTGCAATTGCGTGTCGGAAAAAGTAGCTATACAGATGGCCATGCAGGTGGCTACTATGTTTACTGCGGACTGGGGCATTGCTATCACGGGTTATGCATCACCCGTACCTGAAGAAGGGATCGAGGAGCGCTTTGCACACTATGCCATCTGTTATCAGCAAAAGCCTGTCAGATGCGGGAGAATTGTTGAAAAGGAGGAAGACGTCATTGCCGTCAGAACAAACTTCACTAATATCCTGTTGCAGAAGTTCTATGAAGCCTGCAAACAGATCAGTATCTGA
- a CDS encoding FAD-dependent oxidoreductase, translating to MINRDGAQTSLWQGNVQSYLTTNRADRHKKYDVVIIGGGITGITTGLLLQEAGKQCLIVEAEELGFGTTGGTTAHLNTLLDVPYYVIAQNFGEENAKHVAHATAEALNLIRNNVTRFNIDCGFQEADAYLFAQDEDQEKELDKIRKSSADAGLNIDYITDIPVTVPFRKAVRATGQAKFNPLLYIQGLAKAFEAAGGTIIQQCRVINVTEDDTMKVATTSGVFSTVDVVYATHIPPGINLLHLRCSPYRSYAMAVTLEDEAYPEDLSYDMYDPYHYYRTQIVNGQRYLIIGGEDHKTGEEINTDQCFRSLEAHARKHFSVKEIVYRWSSQYFEPTDGLPYIGYLPGHEDHVYVASGFGGNGMTYGTVSAQLLKCIIMKENATLEKLFDPNRIKPVAGFTSFVTHNTDVIKEFFGKLFSADELKQLSDLAPGEGKLVRYHDKKVALYKNEEGKLFALNPTCTHMKCDVKWNQTEKSWDCPCHGARYNYDGKVITGPADADLEGLVLS from the coding sequence ATGATAAACAGAGACGGCGCGCAAACCAGCCTGTGGCAGGGAAATGTGCAATCATATCTTACAACTAACAGGGCTGACCGGCATAAAAAATACGACGTCGTGATCATTGGCGGTGGCATCACAGGTATCACTACCGGCCTGCTGTTACAGGAGGCCGGTAAACAGTGCCTGATCGTAGAAGCAGAAGAGCTGGGCTTTGGTACAACTGGTGGTACAACCGCCCACCTGAACACCTTGCTTGATGTACCTTATTATGTCATCGCACAGAATTTCGGGGAGGAAAATGCGAAACATGTGGCACATGCAACAGCCGAGGCCCTCAATCTGATCAGGAATAATGTCACCAGGTTCAACATTGATTGTGGCTTTCAGGAAGCAGATGCTTATCTCTTTGCACAGGATGAAGATCAGGAGAAAGAACTTGATAAGATCAGAAAGAGTTCTGCTGATGCTGGATTGAATATAGACTATATCACAGACATACCGGTTACGGTTCCCTTCAGAAAGGCAGTCAGGGCTACGGGTCAGGCGAAATTTAATCCGCTGCTGTATATCCAGGGGCTGGCGAAAGCATTTGAAGCTGCTGGTGGCACTATCATACAGCAATGCCGTGTCATCAACGTAACAGAAGATGATACGATGAAAGTCGCCACGACAAGTGGCGTATTCAGCACTGTGGATGTGGTATATGCCACTCATATTCCCCCGGGCATCAATCTGTTACATTTGCGTTGCAGCCCTTACCGCAGTTATGCAATGGCAGTAACACTGGAAGACGAGGCCTATCCGGAAGATCTCAGTTATGATATGTACGATCCTTATCATTATTACCGCACACAGATCGTCAATGGCCAGCGCTATCTGATCATTGGTGGGGAAGACCATAAGACAGGCGAAGAAATTAATACAGACCAATGTTTCCGGTCACTGGAAGCACATGCGCGCAAACATTTCAGCGTAAAAGAGATTGTTTACCGCTGGTCATCACAGTACTTCGAGCCGACGGACGGATTACCTTACATCGGGTATCTGCCAGGGCATGAAGACCATGTATATGTCGCTTCAGGCTTTGGTGGTAATGGTATGACATATGGTACCGTTTCTGCACAGCTGCTGAAATGTATCATCATGAAAGAAAATGCCACACTGGAAAAACTGTTTGATCCGAACAGGATTAAACCAGTGGCAGGGTTCACCAGTTTCGTCACCCATAATACCGATGTAATAAAAGAGTTCTTCGGCAAACTCTTCTCTGCAGATGAACTTAAACAACTGTCAGACCTCGCGCCCGGAGAAGGGAAACTGGTACGTTATCATGATAAGAAAGTGGCTTTGTACAAGAACGAAGAAGGTAAATTATTTGCTTTGAACCCCACCTGTACACACATGAAGTGTGATGTAAAATGGAATCAGACTGAAAAATCATGGGACTGCCCATGTCACGGAGCAAGGTACAATTATGATGGCAAAGTGATCACCGGCCCTGCAGACGCAGATCTGGAAGGACTGGTGTTATCGTAA
- a CDS encoding zinc-dependent alcohol dehydrogenase: MKAAVFHKIGDISVDTVEDPRIEHAEDIIVKVTSTAICGSDLHIYDGFFPQLKDQVMGHEFMGIVEETGSGITKLKKGDRVVVPFPIACGNCYFCNHQLPVHCENSNKEHYGPQGDMTSGKGGGLFGYTDLYGAYAGGQAEYARVPYANFGPRLVPDNLTDEQTLFLTDIFPTGWSAIDWAQLKGGETVAIFGAGPVGLMAQKAAWIQGAGRVISIDPVEYRLDMARNTNSVETINSSEVDPIQTIYDLTQGRGADVCVDAVGMEADRTFFEKVKATINVEKGTSKVLENCFKAVRRGGTVTVVGVYGSPYDNFPLHRIFDKGITIKSGQAPVHRYIDHLMELVSSGRVTLNDIITHRLPLAAASNAYDIFKKKEDGCVKVVLNP; this comes from the coding sequence ATGAAAGCAGCTGTATTCCATAAAATCGGAGACATTAGTGTGGACACAGTCGAAGACCCACGCATCGAACATGCAGAAGACATTATTGTGAAAGTGACATCTACCGCTATCTGCGGTTCAGATCTCCATATCTATGACGGCTTCTTTCCGCAGTTAAAAGACCAGGTCATGGGCCATGAGTTCATGGGTATTGTTGAAGAAACAGGGTCTGGTATCACTAAACTAAAAAAAGGTGACAGGGTCGTCGTTCCCTTCCCAATTGCCTGTGGAAACTGTTATTTCTGTAACCATCAGCTACCCGTTCATTGCGAAAACAGCAACAAAGAACACTATGGTCCGCAGGGAGATATGACGTCTGGCAAAGGTGGCGGACTCTTTGGTTACACTGATCTGTATGGCGCCTATGCAGGTGGACAAGCAGAATATGCGCGGGTGCCTTATGCGAACTTCGGTCCGCGGCTGGTACCTGATAATCTTACAGATGAACAGACACTATTTCTTACAGACATCTTCCCTACAGGATGGTCCGCTATCGACTGGGCTCAACTCAAAGGCGGCGAAACAGTGGCCATCTTTGGCGCCGGTCCTGTCGGACTAATGGCGCAGAAAGCCGCGTGGATACAGGGCGCCGGAAGAGTTATATCCATTGATCCTGTTGAGTACAGACTGGACATGGCCCGGAATACTAACAGCGTGGAAACGATCAATTCTTCTGAAGTAGATCCTATCCAGACCATCTATGACCTGACGCAGGGTCGTGGTGCAGACGTATGTGTGGATGCTGTAGGCATGGAAGCCGACCGCACCTTCTTTGAAAAAGTGAAGGCTACCATCAATGTAGAGAAAGGTACATCAAAGGTACTGGAGAACTGTTTCAAAGCGGTAAGACGCGGTGGAACAGTGACAGTAGTCGGCGTGTATGGTAGTCCGTATGATAACTTTCCGCTGCACCGCATTTTTGACAAAGGTATCACGATCAAAAGCGGGCAGGCGCCTGTACACAGGTACATAGATCACCTGATGGAACTGGTCTCTTCAGGGCGCGTCACACTGAACGATATCATTACACACAGACTACCGTTGGCTGCAGCCAGTAATGCATACGACATCTTCAAAAAGAAGGAAGACGGATGTGTGAAGGTTGTACTCAACCCCTGA
- a CDS encoding glycosyltransferase, protein MTTTQQRPRLKIFTWHIHGSYLYYLSQGNFDIYIPVNEQRTPGYFGRGKTFPFGDNVHEIPVKMVKDFDFDVILYQSTKDYLVDQYDILSPSQRRLPRVYLEHNTPAKNPVTTRHVVNDRRICLVHVTHYNRLMWDNNRTPATVIEHGVTMSDIPYTGELEKGLVTINHLPQRGRGLGWDIFQQVRNIIPVDLAGMGNGDDGVGEILHPQLPAFRSRYRFYFHPVRHTSLALAVCEAMMQGLPVIGLATTELVTVIENGRNGFIHTDINYLIRKMKLLLNEPELAAQMGAEAKAKAMKRFGIERFIADWERLFHNVCNGNMNELIYTDQLFGKQPVETDHSTIASDI, encoded by the coding sequence ATGACGACTACACAGCAGCGGCCCAGGCTGAAGATATTTACTTGGCATATTCACGGAAGCTATCTGTATTACCTGTCACAAGGCAATTTTGATATCTATATTCCTGTCAATGAGCAGCGCACACCTGGGTACTTCGGGAGGGGAAAAACATTTCCGTTTGGAGACAATGTACATGAGATTCCTGTAAAGATGGTGAAGGACTTCGACTTTGATGTGATCCTCTATCAGTCAACAAAAGACTATCTCGTAGATCAGTACGATATTCTTTCCCCTTCACAGCGCAGATTGCCCAGGGTGTACCTGGAACATAACACACCGGCAAAAAATCCTGTTACAACAAGGCACGTCGTAAATGACCGCCGTATCTGCCTCGTGCATGTAACACACTATAACCGGTTGATGTGGGACAATAACCGTACTCCGGCAACAGTCATCGAACATGGTGTGACGATGTCTGACATTCCGTATACCGGCGAACTGGAAAAAGGGCTCGTCACTATTAACCACTTGCCACAACGTGGCAGGGGACTGGGATGGGATATCTTTCAACAGGTACGAAATATCATACCTGTTGACCTGGCAGGTATGGGCAACGGGGATGATGGCGTAGGAGAGATCCTGCATCCGCAGTTACCAGCCTTCAGAAGCCGGTACCGTTTCTATTTTCATCCTGTAAGACATACCAGTCTGGCACTGGCAGTATGTGAAGCGATGATGCAGGGATTACCTGTCATCGGACTGGCCACTACTGAGCTGGTGACAGTGATAGAAAATGGCAGGAACGGATTCATTCACACGGATATTAACTATCTCATCAGAAAGATGAAACTGTTATTAAATGAGCCCGAACTGGCCGCTCAGATGGGCGCAGAGGCGAAGGCCAAGGCGATGAAGCGGTTTGGCATAGAACGATTCATTGCAGACTGGGAAAGGCTCTTTCACAACGTCTGTAATGGCAACATGAATGAATTGATCTATACGGATCAGCTCTTTGGAAAGCAGCCGGTGGAGACTGATCACAGTACCATCGCCAGCGATATCTGA
- a CDS encoding glycosyltransferase, producing the protein MKRIAFISEHASPLAALGGADAGGQNVYVGEVARQLSLKGYQIDIFTRREETALPRIVAFNDTIRIIHVDAGPAEDIPKETLLQYMPAFRDDMLYFIQTEQLSYELIHANFFMSALVAMELKSLLGIPFVVTFHALGHIRRIHQGDNDRFPKERIAIEERAVREASMIIAECPQDRDDLITYYHAPVDKISIIPCGVNTAEFYPIAKATARSLLGLPQHDCLLLQLGRMVPRKGVDNVIAALAKMHCERRKVRLLIVGGDADTTTELQRLQQLAAELDVKDRVLFAGQKSREELKYYYAAADLFITTPWYEPFGITPLEAMACGTPVIGSNVGGIKFSVAEGKTGALVPPQDADALAAKISSLLRSPATLEEMSANAIRRINKLFTWELVAQDIHTLYEKVTGNNTLYPDSFFSGQSIRL; encoded by the coding sequence ATGAAAAGGATAGCATTTATCAGCGAACATGCATCGCCACTGGCTGCTTTAGGTGGTGCTGACGCGGGGGGACAGAATGTGTATGTGGGAGAGGTCGCCAGACAGCTATCTCTGAAAGGCTACCAGATCGATATCTTTACGCGGCGGGAAGAAACAGCACTACCGCGGATAGTGGCCTTTAATGACACCATCCGCATCATTCATGTGGATGCCGGCCCGGCAGAAGACATTCCCAAGGAGACCCTGTTACAATACATGCCTGCTTTCAGAGATGACATGCTGTATTTTATACAAACCGAACAGCTATCCTACGAACTGATACACGCTAACTTCTTCATGTCAGCACTGGTGGCAATGGAGTTGAAATCACTGCTCGGAATACCGTTCGTGGTGACTTTCCATGCTTTGGGACATATACGCCGTATCCATCAGGGCGACAATGACAGATTCCCGAAGGAGCGCATCGCTATTGAGGAGAGAGCTGTGAGGGAAGCGAGTATGATCATTGCTGAATGTCCGCAGGACAGGGATGATCTCATCACGTATTATCACGCTCCGGTGGATAAGATCTCTATCATTCCCTGTGGTGTGAATACAGCAGAGTTTTATCCGATAGCGAAAGCAACTGCCCGTTCATTACTTGGGCTGCCTCAGCATGATTGCCTCCTTTTACAGCTGGGCAGGATGGTGCCCCGTAAGGGAGTTGATAATGTGATTGCGGCACTGGCAAAAATGCATTGTGAGCGAAGGAAGGTCAGGCTACTGATAGTAGGAGGAGATGCGGATACAACCACCGAACTGCAACGTCTGCAACAGCTGGCGGCGGAGCTCGATGTAAAGGACCGGGTCTTGTTCGCCGGACAAAAGTCGCGCGAAGAATTAAAATACTATTATGCTGCGGCGGATCTTTTCATCACTACGCCCTGGTATGAACCGTTTGGTATCACGCCACTCGAAGCCATGGCCTGCGGTACGCCGGTTATTGGCAGTAATGTAGGTGGTATTAAGTTCAGCGTCGCTGAAGGTAAAACCGGTGCGCTGGTACCTCCCCAGGATGCGGACGCATTGGCGGCAAAGATCAGTTCATTACTGCGTTCTCCGGCCACACTGGAAGAAATGAGTGCAAATGCCATCAGAAGGATCAATAAACTGTTTACCTGGGAACTGGTCGCACAGGACATCCATACCCTGTATGAAAAAGTGACTGGTAATAATACGCTCTACCCGGACAGTTTCTTTTCCGGTCAAAGCATCCGTTTATGA
- a CDS encoding D-glycero-alpha-D-manno-heptose-1,7-bisphosphate 7-phosphatase, which yields MKKAIFIDKDGTLISDVPYNVDPDKIVLTDGAVEGLRLLQRKGYALIVISNQAGVAHGYFAEEDLEPVIFRLHHLLGSAGITLNGFYYCPHHPMGKLSQYTVSCNCRKPAPGMILKAAADMNISLQASWMIGDILHDVEAGNRAGCQSVLINNGNETVWEMNEYSRPAYIAKDLLEAARLIINHSTANYSTWNSYISH from the coding sequence ATGAAAAAGGCAATATTTATAGATAAGGATGGAACACTGATCAGTGATGTCCCCTACAATGTAGATCCTGACAAAATAGTGCTCACTGATGGAGCAGTAGAAGGTTTAAGGCTTTTACAACGTAAGGGATATGCACTGATCGTAATTTCCAATCAGGCAGGCGTGGCGCATGGATACTTCGCGGAAGAAGACCTCGAGCCTGTTATCTTCAGGTTACATCATCTGTTGGGCAGTGCGGGTATTACGCTGAACGGATTCTATTATTGTCCGCATCACCCGATGGGAAAGCTGTCGCAATATACCGTCTCCTGTAACTGTCGTAAACCAGCGCCAGGCATGATACTGAAAGCAGCAGCTGACATGAACATCTCACTGCAGGCATCCTGGATGATAGGGGATATTCTGCATGATGTGGAAGCCGGTAACCGTGCGGGCTGCCAGTCTGTGCTGATCAACAACGGTAACGAGACCGTATGGGAAATGAACGAATATTCCCGGCCGGCATATATCGCAAAAGACTTACTGGAAGCAGCAAGGCTTATTATCAATCACTCTACTGCAAACTATAGCACATGGAACTCATATATCAGTCATTGA